The genomic DNA CTCCGTCGTTGTCGGAGGTCCAGTCCACCGTCGCGGAGGCGATGGCGTTCCCGTTCGCGTCCTGAACCTCGGCTGAGAATCGTACCGTGTCGCCGAGCGCGGAGAGCGTGGCGGACTCGGGCGTGACAGCCACCGCGGCCGGATCCTGACTGACCGTGATCGACGCCGTACCGGAGGCGGCTCCCGAAGTCGCAGTGATGGCGGCCTCGCCGACGCCGGTCGCGGTCACGAGTCCGGCTGAGCTGACCGTAGCGACCCCGCCGTCGCCCGAGGACCAGGCGACGGAGGCGCCCGTCATCTCGTTGCCGTTCTGGTCCCGAACCGTGGCTTGGAGCTGGACGGTCTCGCCCAACGCCGTGAGGCTGGCCGCAGCGGGAGCGACCTCGACCGCAGTGGCTACCGGCTCCGGTGGCGGGGGCGGTTCGACTGGGTCCTCGCCGCAGGCGAGCGCGGCGAACAGCAGGGCGGCCGCCGCACCGAGTACCTTCGGTCGGAGGCCTCTCCGGGCGTGACGTTCTTGCGAATTCATGGCTTCCTCTCAGTTGGATCTGCGGCTCCGCTGGCGGGCCGCCGAAAGTAGACGTTGTCGATGAAGAGTGTGTTCAAATCCCCCGAGATTATCAGTTGCGCCAGGTGTTCTCTGGCTGCGAGGTTCGCGAAGCTCGCGAGCGGCAGATTCAGGTGGATCCATTCGCCGGTCGCCAGTCCTTCCGAGGCCGTGATCGCGACCTCGTGTTCGGTGTCGTCGCCTCCGTCGTAGACGCCGTTGGCACCGAAGTCGACCAGCTTGATATTGAGCGCGGCTGCCGCCGTCTCGTCGGGGGTCCAGATGTCCATCCGGAAGTGGGTCATGCCGGTCGCGTCCAGGGTCTGCGAAGTGAATTCGATGCCGGCGAAGACCAGGTTCGAGTACTTCCTCGTCGCGTTGCCGGCGATCAGCAGCTCCTCGGTGTCGGCCTGGTCCCACTCGGCCGACCAGGTGTCGACGGTCGCGTCCTCGTAGCTGCCGCTATACAGGGAGATGACGTCGGCGGCCGCGTCCTGGGGCGTGGGCGAGGGTTCATCCGGAGCTTCCGAGACCACGGTTTCGCCGCGGAAGAAGAACATGTTGTCCAAATAGACGGTCCGGCTCGCTCCCGAGATGATCAGCTGCGCGAGATGATCGCGGCTCGCAAGTCCGCCGAAACTCGAGAGCGGGATGTCGAGCGAGCTCCAGGCCCCGGGCGTGATTCGCGGCGTCGTGGTCGGGGTGACCGCGACCTCGTGCTCGCTGTCGTCGTCGCCGCCGAAGACGCCGTCGGCGCCGAAGTCCACGAGTTTGACGCGGAAGGGACCCGATGTGGCCGTCCACACGTCCAGGTGCAAGTGCGTCATGGAGCCGGCGTCAATCGTCGAAGAGGCGAACTCGATGCCGGCGAAGACGAGGTTGCTGTACTTCTTGACCGCGTTCCCGGCGATCACCAGGTCCGCCACGTCGGCCTGGTCCCACTCGGCCGACCAGGTGTCGACGGTCACGTCCGCATAGGCGTCGCTGAAGAGCGAGATCACGTCCTCCGCCGCTACGGTGGGTACCGGAGGGGCGTCGTCCGGAGGAGTCTCGACGTTGATCGTGAGCGCACCTGAAGCTGGCGTCGGGCCCAGCGCGGCGGTGATCACGGCCGTGCCCGGGCTGACCAGCGCGATCGTGCCGTCGGGTCTAACTGACGCCACGCCCGCGTTCGACGAGGTGAAGGTGAAGTAGGCGGGCGCCACGCCCATGGTCACGTCGTCCCCGTTCACGTCGACGGTCAGCCGAGCGCCGTCAACGGCAAGTGTGCCGCCGACCTCGCCGCTGACGCTCCGGTCGGGAATCGCCGGTCTCGGATTGACGATCGTGCCGAGCCGCTCGAACTGCACGTCGTCGAAGTAGATCTCGTAGCCGACCGGATACTCCGAACCGTCGGCGACCAGGAAGAGGCCGCCTTCCTTGTCAAGGACCGAAGGGAGGGGAAGCGGAATGGCGTACTTGGTCCACCGGGTCGAGAGCGCCAGGTCGTCGAGCGTGGCCGTGAAGCGCGAAGCGCCCGTGTTGTCGTCGCCGATGCCGACCCGGTCGAGCGTAGCGGCCGTGCTCGAGCGAGCCCAGAAGGTCAAGGCGTCGAATCCCGTCAGATCCCGGGGCACGGGTGAGAAGAAGGTGCCGCCGGCGTAGCCTCCCGACGGATCCGTGGTCGCCGGAACCGAGAGCCGGAGGGCCGCCGTCCCGCGGTACACCTCCTCGCGCTCGATGCCGAGAGCGTCGACCTTGGACCCTCCGTACGCGCCGTAATGGAGTCCGGGCGCGAAGTCGTCGTAGAAGACCTCGGGCTCCGGCGGGAAGGTCGCCGGGTCGAGCTCGGTCAGGTTTCTCTCGCAAGCGGCGACGAAAACGAGCGGCAGAAAGGCGGCGGCGCAGGGTAGGGAACCGAATCCCCGCATACGTCGAAGGCCCGGTCGGCGGGCTGCCGGCGGTCCGTTTCCTCGCCGGTGTCCGCAGACCAAGGTTTGTGTAGCGGCGTTCGTCATCGTCTCCCGCTGTTTGAAGGCAGGTCCGACACGCGATCGCTGCGAGCGCATCGCCTTCGGACCGACTTTGTTCGGCTATCGAACAAAGTGCGGGAACGAGTGGAAGGTGTCAAGTGGGAAGGACGGATCTAGTCTACGTCAGCCACCTCCCAGCCGGCTCCTCGAGGAAGCCCGCCCCTCAGGAGCGGTCCCTACCTCCAGACCGCGACCACGACCGCCTGACCGACGAGCGCGACTCCGTTGTAGGCGACGTTCAGCCAAGCGAGCCCCGCCTTGCGCTTCTCGAACGCGACGGACTGGTGAGCGACCGGGAGCACGAAGCCGACGAGCGCCAGCAGTCCCACGTGCGCGCCGACCAGCGCGGAGCCGCCGGAGTCCTCGATCAGTTGAGCCAGGATGTAGGCGGTGAGCAGGGCCAACAGGAAGCTCACCCCGTACGTCTTCAGGGGGTTGAACCCCTCCTGGATCTCCTCGGCGGTCGTCTCCATCATGGCGAGCCAGCGCTTGCCGAAGAGCGGGCCGTACCAGAGCATGCCGACGATCATCGGCACGAATCCCGCGACCAGCACCGCGAGCAGGTTCACTTCATGCATATCGTTTTCCTCCGTGTGACGGCGTGAAGCTCGTCATGGTTCCTCCAACTTGCGTGCGTCCTCAACCCCCCGGCACCCGCGCCACCGGATACGCACCGCCGGCCTCCAGCCGGTCCGCCAGGAAGCCCCAGTTCGCGAAGCCGTCGTCCGATCGCGGTTCGAGAAGGCCGAAGAGGAGGCGGCCGAGCGGCTGATCGGTCCGCGCCGTCATGTCGCCATGCGCGGGCGTGAGCGTGGTTGCCCGGTAGCTCCCGAAGAGAGTCTGCTCGTTCCGGCCCTGGAAGGCCCGCTCCGTCGTGCTCACCGAATCGATCCGGAACGTCTCCGCCTCCAGCTCGACGGAACCCGCCGGTTCGAGAACGACCCCGTGGGCCTCGAGCCGGACCAGAACGTCCTCCAGCTCCGCCGGGATCAGGTAGGCCTCGGGAACGCGCTCCATGAGGGCGGGCGCGAAGGAAACGTACTCGTGCATCGGCTCGACGTACGTCGTGTCGGCGCGCAGCAACAGCGGACGGCCTGTGAGCGGATGGGTCTCCTCGACGGTCGCGCCCATCAAGATGTCGACCGGGGTCTCGCTTCGCCGGTGGGCGGCCCGAAGCGCGAGCGAATCTCCCGCGGTCAGGCTCTCATCCGCGTCCGCGACGATCCGGCGCACCTCCGCGGCGTTCTCGTGCACGTAGTCCAGAATCTCTTCGACGAAGTAAAGGGTCGCCGTCACTCGATCCTCGAAGCTCGCATAGGAGTAGGCCTCGCTCAGGATCGCGATCCGGTTCCGCAGCCCGATGTAGTTGTT from Gemmatimonadota bacterium includes the following:
- a CDS encoding DUF1761 domain-containing protein codes for the protein MHEVNLLAVLVAGFVPMIVGMLWYGPLFGKRWLAMMETTAEEIQEGFNPLKTYGVSFLLALLTAYILAQLIEDSGGSALVGAHVGLLALVGFVLPVAHQSVAFEKRKAGLAWLNVAYNGVALVGQAVVVAVWR